The sequence GTTGTTGAATGTTTTTTTGTTCTTAAAGACAAAGTGTCTTTTAAATGTTACCAAGAATCAGAAAGGAGTATTTTACTTAAGTTAATCAAGTCTTGCTAAAGTTATGGATTTAAAAATCTTGGTTGAAGATGTTCTGTATTCAATGGCTAATGTTTGGGTTATGGTTGAAGGGAGTCTTTGTGTAAGAATGATATTCATTCTAATGGGTTAGTCTTAGTGTATATGGAAGATTtttaaaaaaggaatttttacattcctatgccatATAATAAACTATATTACCCTAAATGTTCATGTTTAGTAAATTACCCTACCTACACAAGTTTTGttaacaaaatatatacattacattccaccttaaaaggctcgcaatccattattagtgctttcaattaagggatttagttacaccatttctcctttttttcctCCTCTTCTCTTTCCTTATGTTTCCACTCATATGTCACAATTCGGTGGATCTTTAAAATACCTATGAATTTTTCTGGGTCAACTGACTTGGTCTATGTGTTCTTGTTTGACTTTATCTCAGCAAAGACTATTCAACTGTGCATGTGCTATTGACTTACTATTAATGGAAGTCTCAATTGTCTATTGTCAACATGCTGACACCTATATATCTTTATCGTGCTCCCAACTTTCTTTTGCAAAGATTTGAAATTATTCCTAATCATCTTTATTATACAAAACTTGTGATTTGTTTATTGAAAACTTGTGATTTGTTTATGCATACTGATTTTGGAAGAGTGTCGTATCTGATTGAAATAATTTGGCTTCTtaatatattatacaacttatctataattttcgtatattatttctactcagttatatacaactataatataatactacttaaatacaatttttatacaatgttgttcaactttcatacaatagttaaatgaataaaagaaaaataaataaacaacaaaatacaatttttctacaatttctgcaatataatgtatgtcatgtcttcttcttcgagtttcaatctgaaattcagccaaaatcaagtctaatcttcaccaaaacccctcaaaatatTGAGATATATACTCCAAACCATAtttccaattatttgcaacaacacaaAATCctaacaaataatgatttttgaaaacccaaattcgaattcaaagctttttaatggttgtcaatggtggaattgctgctctcttttcctttgctttatattactgaaatttgggattgagagatagagagagatgtagagagaattctcaattctttgcaacatccaatccaaacaaacaatatttttttaaaacccaaattcgaattcaaagctttaaaTCTTTTTAATGGTTGTGAATGGTGGAGGGGTTACAGATTTTCGCTGGTTTTAGAAGAGGAAATAGTGGGTGATTGAAGAAGAAATCGTGGGGTGTGGTTTGATACGTGGGTGAGAGGGTGGGTTTGAAGAGAGAAACTTGGGGGGAGTGGGAATATACAATAGAGTTAAATTAGGAGACTAATTAATACCATTAAAACCcctaaaatgtacataaatggtaattaggtatataaaagataattatattaaaagttaagcATGGGGTAATATAGTTTACTATATGGCATAcaaatgtaaaaattcctttaaaAAGTGTGAAATGTGACATTATGCCACCTAACCCCAAAAATGACTGAGTCATTGTTTGGAAGTGGCATGGCTGCCACGATTttaatttatccacttattagttaaccgggtaatattTCATTACTCGATAATTAATccattacccgcataatttaaaaattatcacaaattacttaaaattttatttattttcaaaatacttcacatattacactaccgtggtcatatggtaccttgcatagTACTAATTTATAATTATTGGATactatcgctcgacccgtattttatcctaatTGGCCATTGCCAACAAAACTCGTTTTCGTTAATTCGTGTactctttatccttcataacacttattcatcgcttgttataaatagtataagtacgttaacatcaagatgatctcatctcCGAGTCTATGTTGGTTAACTTGAAGGCGAAATTTTACGTACGAAAACGTGATGTAACACTAGTACTCCCTCTTCTCTTCTGCAGAGTTCGAAATAAATCCAGAAAGGTGGCGAGGGATGACCAGATCCAAGGGACTGCCGTTAGAAGTGGCACAAATATTAATAGATATCACCACTCACCAATTTACTGGTGCCTCGCCGGTCACTGACGAATGACTTGGGATGGGAAATGCCTGTTTTCTAGCACAAAATTCAAATTTATAGAACACAGTGCACCATGTTATTGCTACTCCCTTTTAGAAAAGAATATACATGATAAACCTTCAGTGCCTCTTCTCAACTCTCTGATGAACCTCTGGCACACATTCAAAGCCAGCAGAACGACTACAACACAAAAGAATGATGATAATCCTCAAATGACAGAACTCTTTTTTAAGACACATCTACAGCAATACGACATTTGATGAACTACAAACAATTAGTGCAAGCATTGGGATCACAAAAAGTAATCAGGAGTCTTCCTTGTGGTGTCAGGCTCTATCTGCCGTGGAGCTGGGTCAAACTGAAGGAAATTCTGCTCCATGTTTTCGCCTATTTCTAGAATTGCAGCCATGTTGCCACACCGGTAACAATAGTTTGGAGCACTAAATACTGTCACAACATTCTTATCCTGTTGAAGTTATAACAAATAGCATGTCAAATACAAAGTAATAACTAAAAAGCAGCAATTTCAACTTAAGTAGACACAAACGGTACATaggtgttttttttttaaaattttagtagTTTGGTTAGTGGGGTTCACGAACCTGACACCAATTAAAACCCTCCATGACAAGCTGATGGGCTCTAGAAATCAGAGTAAGCCCATTGGTGTGGTTGAACTGAGATGCAATATCCTGTCCAAAGGTGTAACCAGCTCCTCGGGGTGATATTCCCCAACCACAACGATCATCTGGGTCAGACCACAGAAGATCGCACATTGGTCCTTCATGTGGAACCTGATAACCACAGTATGACTTAACTGATGAGGATCAGCAATGATAATGTGCATAGAACAAAAATCATGAAACGTTAGGAACAATGGAAACCACTGGGCCATAGACCACATGTTCAAGAAGCAATTTTTTTTATAAGGATTCAAGAAGCAATAAAACATACCATTGTTGTAAGATATACGCTATAGGTAAATATCAGAAGAAGTAAATGGAATAAATTCCCATCTCTAGCTATGAGGGAATTGAAAAGCAGATTCCTTCCcataaaaaataaacaattagTGACCGAGCTGCATTAAGACCTCTATGATACACTTCACATTTGCAAAGTGCCAGgacaaataagaaaaaagaaaggaaaacagtaAACACTTAGACAATCTTTCTATTCAAGTCTTGGTCCTTAATTTGATTTTATATATCTATTGAACCTTACTGTAAACTATGCGCATACCACttccttttgattaatacaactACACCCTAATAACAAATTACTGTATCTATAAACTATATTGCAATGGGCTGAACCATCAATGGATatcaattaaaaaattaaaactttCGAGCGCAGATATTGATTATACTTAGCTATGTTGGCATGAGATGGAGCAAGCAGAAGAGCCAGTAGTATTACAAAAGAAAGCACTGTATTATCAAAGCATAAAAACTTTAAGCACACATAATACAATACCTCTTGTATACGGTCCAATGATCGTATATTGTCCAGCGTATCCAAAGAAGGGGAGAGTCCTCCATGTAAACAGAATATCTaaaacaaaaagaagagttaAGCTTGAAATATATTCAGCACTTCTCTTGAAATGAAAAGCGAGTAGAGTAACAGCTCAAACCTGACTCTCTATTAGTGCTGTCAGCGGGAGATAATCAAAAAGATCAGTGAAGTACTTCCAAACATTGGCATTTCCGTACTTCCTCAAGCATTCATCATAAAAACCATACCTGTCATGAAAAGAGGCAACTCAATAACACCATACATGACTGAGTTCAGTCATAGTCTTGCAGCCTCGGTAAACTGTAAATGGACAATGAATAGCAAAAGTAAATCCTCCTAGCGAACTGCCTATAGATATATCTCTTGATAACAACTGTCAAATGtctgttcttttttttctttctttggatCAGCCTGTCAAATGTTATACATCTATCTGGTGGTTTAAAATGAAGCTTCAGCCAGACAAATTTGGCAAGGCACAAACAGGAAGTGTTTAATCCTAGACCTTAAAACTAGCTCCTCATGACCTTTCGCCACTGTTTTTCTTAGAAGGCATGACGTCTTGCCTGGACAAACTTAGCAATCATATCCTAAGCAAGAAAAAAATGAGTGGGAAGACAATGTCACTTTAGAAGCTTGGATGTTGAAAAGGGCAAAATTGTATTAATTAAAAGGACAAAGTATCACATGCTACCTGCTCACTCCAAAACCACTACCCCAGAGAACAAAGAAAGGAGAAGGTAGAGAACTAGCAGTTAATGCATCGAAATCATGTTATCAAACAGGAAGCACAAGAAAAGGATGAATGTGGATGGATATTTACCACAAAAGGAGAAGAATATTTTGGAGGATAAATGTTTCTTAATCTTATTAATAAGAGCAGCACTAAGATTTTCCTGTGATATTGAcatccaaaaatgcaaaaaataaaaataaaataatcccttCTAATCTGTAGGAATTAATTAAGTCTAACACTGTTTCAGCCTCATGCATATagtccattttttctttttgttttgcacGGGTGTCCGAGTCTCTAAGAGCCCCGACTAATCCCAGGGGTTcacaggccctcggcaaggagtttcccgcaagtgcaccacggttaattcaggttttacccagtccgatggccctcagaaattgtttgcacccagtgtgtttcgaacttgagaccttgaaagCAAAAGTATACAATTAAACCTGATCCTAAAATGGAGTCAGCTTTATATATGAAACCCCTCAGATTCTTTTCTTTATAATGGGTCCTGCATGGGGATGGAGGCTGAATgctttttggagaaaaatagaattaaaaaaataacttctGTACAAGGTGGCGGTGGTTGCTTTCTGATCAGTTCATTAGATATCTTTGTTAAAAGTATCCTTGGTTTAGTTGATATCGTAGGTTTAGTCCAGCTGATCAACTCAACCCATTCCAATTCCAAGATAGGCAGATAAACCGGTATCTTTTTTAAGAGGATGGGAGAGCCATTATGTAATCCTCTATAAAAACTGGTACCTTGTCATTGACATATTGCCTTTAAATAAGACTTTCAGAATACTAATAATAGATCACATCTCTTGTTGCCTGCTCTAAAGTCAGACGCCCTTCTTTCCAATTTACCTCTAGTAATAGCTCCTTTGATTGCTGATATATTGCTCATATAGTCCAGATCTAAGACAACCATGGCGTAGTTATCCGTTCATTCAACAAGATACTCAATACCTGGGGATTCCTTAAAAGCAGAAGGCGTTATACTTGTCCCAGAATATGTCTGTGGGAGAGAGTTTATCACTGCCAGTAAATTCTAAGTAGAATGAACACTAAATAGACCTCCATCCCAACTCAAGTTCTCCTCTAcatattctttttctttctgggAGGAGATGAGAAGTGGGAGAAGACCTAcactcaacacacacacacacacacacacatgcacGCGACACGTATCAGTAAGACCACACCCAAAACAAGGACATTTGACAAAACAGAAGTCAATATTTGAAGTTTCAGATCTCATTTAAGGAGCGCACAAGCAAAAAGGAATAATGAAGTCACTTCTAAAGACACGATAATAAGATAGTTCCGCCAACTGAACCATTTTGAAAATAACACTACCCTGATATCTTACACGATGGGTGAAACAGTAACAAACGGAAACACATGTACCAACCTATCagtcaccaacaacaacaacaacaatgacccaatgaaatcccactagtggagtctggggagggtagtgtgtacgcaaaccttgaccttacccctacccccgaaggagtagagagatGTACCAACCTATCAGTCACCAAATGATGCAGAAAAGACTATTTCCCCCCAGTACGTCAACTTATAGAGTTAATACTGTGAGCTATCAACTAAGTGCATAACACCCCTAAACTAAGATAAGTGCATCTGATATACATGTTTTCAACTTTCTAGATACTGTGGCATCACTGCCTATAAAAGTTCTATTTGTGTCCTCTTTGACGGGGTAGAGTGTAAAGCAGCTGAGCTTCAAAGTACAAAGAGATGAGGGAAAGAAGATAAGAAGCCGCGCGTGTACCCAACCGCATCTTCATAACAAACCAGATCATATAGTGCAACAGAAAAGTTAATTTTTCAATATGCCATTTTATGCACCTAAAACATGAATTATAATATTCAGGATCGAAAGAGTAAATGACTTACACTTGAGTGATTTGCCGGCTTTCATGGTTTCCCCTAAGAATCGTGATTCTATCTCTATACCGGACCTTCAGAGCAACCAAGAGTGTAACAGTCTCCACGGAGTAGTATCCACGGTCTGCATTTATTGAAATACCATTAATGATAGATGCAAATAAGCATCCATTGAAGAGCCTATTAATAATAGATGTTTATGGCAATATAATTTTCTCGCTGAAACTTGCATGCTTATATACTTGTCCAGCAGGGGAACCAATAATGCTAATATCAAGAAACAAAGGTAAAGTATGGGAAGATGAAACACATAGCTGTAgaaaaagtgaaagaagaaattAGTAGTAGCAGATGTTCTTGTGGCTAATGTAGTATGCAATCTTAACATGAAGGAACATATCTCAAATCCaaaagtattattattattataaatagaaaaagaaaagaaaaccttCAAAAGCCTTTGTCCTACAATATGATAGTAGAAAGGAAAATGTGCCAATTATTTATGAAACTAATGCAACCCTACAGTTTATGGATCCATAATTCCATATATTGACACATATACTTTATCAAGACATATAAAGTTAGAGTTCAGGGAACAAGCCACTTTGGCAGTATTGTGGAGAAAAACAAAGATAAATAGTAGGAAACGACTGCAGAATTCtaatactacaacaacaacaacccagtgaaatcccacaagtggggtctgggaagggtagtgtgtacgcagaccttacccttacctatATAAAGGCAGATAGGTTGTTTCCAGTAGGCCCACCACCACtcaggaaagataaaaggaagaaGCAACAACAAGCAAACCTATCAGAAAATCGAAGCGATGATACAAGACTAACACTAAGTGGTGCAATCAGAAACCGAAGTGAAACAAacaacaagtaataacagaaatctaaagaaaaagaaacgcAAGACCAACACTGAGCAATGCACTCAAGCTATTGGAACACGCAAGGACAATGCTCGACTACCTAACCATCTACCTTAATTCTcaacctccacaacttcctatctagggccatgtcctcacTAAGCTGGAGCATCGCTATGTCTTGCTTAATCACTTATTcccaatacttcttcggcctacctctacctcttcttGGGCCCTCTCAAGACTAGCCTCTCACACCTTCTCACTGGGGAATCTGtgcctctcctcttcacatgcccgaaccatcaaAGTCTCGCTTCTCGCATCTCCTCCTCTACTGGGACTACGCCCACCTTGTCCCGAATAGCCTCATTTCTAATTTTATCTAACCTGGTAtacccgcacatccatctcaacatcctcatttcagccaccttcatcttctggacataagagttcttgactggccaacactcagcccaaTACAACATAGTCAGTCTAACCACTattctatagaacttacctttaaattttggtggcacattcttatcacacaaaacaccgaaAGCGAGcttccatttcatccaccccgccccaatacgatgtgtgacagcATCGTCAATCTCCCCATTCCCTTGTATAATTGACCCAAGGCACTTGAAGCtctctctcctagggatgacttgtgaatcaAGCCTCACGTCTTCGTCCAATACCTGAGttactgaacttgcactccaagtattctgttttggtcctgctcaacttgaaacctttagactctagggtctgcctccaaacctctaacctctcgttAACACTGCCTCATGTCTCGTCAGTCAGTATGATGCCATTTGTAAATAACAAGCACCACAACACCTCTCCTTGAATGTGGCGCGTGAGGTGCGTTGATCACCCGGCAAAAAAAAAAGGGGCTGAGCGCTGAcccctggtgcaaccccatcacaaCTGGGAAATGCTCCGAGTCCCCTCCCACTGTCCTCGCCCGAGTCTTAGcttcatcatacatgtccttaatagTCCTAATGTAAGCAACAggaacacctctagcctccaaatatCTCCACAGAACCTCCCTCAGCACTTTATCGTAGACCTTCtttaagtcgatgaacaccatatgtaaATCCCTCTTCCTCTCTCTATATTGCTCCATcgatctcctaacaaggtggatagcttccgtagttAATCATCCCGGTATAAATCCGAACTAGTTCTCGGAAATAGACATAATCCTCCTTACTCTTAGCTCCATTACCTTCTCCCATACTTTCATTGTATGGCTTAGtagcttgataccccgatagttattgcaattttggatatcacccttgttttTGTATAAAGGGATCATCGTACTCCATCTCCATTCTTCGAGCATCTTCGTcgtcctaaaaatgacattaaataacctagtgagccactccagGCCAGCCCTACCCGCGCTCTTCAAAAATTCCACCgggatttcgtctggcccggtcgctTTTCCCCTGCTCATCTTGCGCATAATCCCCTCTACCTCCTCCAGTATTATACACCTACAATACGCAAAgtctacaatacccaaagtctctACGACTCTCGGAATGATCCAAGTCATTCAATATAATGCTCTTATCCCCTTCCTCGTTCAagagtttatgaaagtaagtttTCCATCTCCGTTGAATAAGTgcctcatccaacaaaactctaccttcctcgtctttgatgcacttcacttggtccaagtccCGGGatttcctctctctcaccttggctaacttgtacaacttttTATCCTCATCTTGCCTCATTCTGATGCACAATTGAAATTGGTATGTTAAATTTCTTACTGAAAGAGAACAATGTCGAGGCTTTTAATGAGTACTTCAACTAACGGaaaaaaattatatgaaaagGAAGTCCGGAAAGACAAATCCTCACAGCTAATAGATTTTAGTGGCTTATTTCTCTAACTTTCGACTCTGAGAAAAGATTATCCAACAACCAAGATGCTTACTTTCAGGAATAACCTGCACTCACACTTACGAAGGATTCTGGAAAAGGACAATATCTACATAGACGACAAGCTACTAAATTGTCAGGTAATGAAAGCATAACTCCTAACTCATTTCAGCCATCATCTTTTTGATGGGCCAAATTTTTTTTCCACACCTAACGTACGGCAAGTGCCAAGAGGATGTTATAAAACTTTGACCAATTCAGACATCTTAAGCTATTGAAATTCGCTTAATGGAGAGAAAAGTCTTCCATATTCACCTCCTATCAAGGCTGGTGTCTTACTTTGTCAAGTTTCCAATCACCAGCGCATTAAAAACTTGCATCTCAATAATGATTCATTAGTAAAGCCTCACCATTTGTTATCAAACAACATGTGCTGAATATATATTGTCAAAACAAGGAACGACACATGACAGTAACTCAGCCATCGATGAATGGCATCACAATCATTTATGTCTTGAATGATTGAGCAATGAAATGCAAAATTTCTCTTAGGCAGAATCATTCGTGAGATGTTCACACTTGAAACAAACTACAGATATTCAGTATAAAAGCTACACATCACTCTATACAATGTTGCACAACCTACACCATTCTTCAAGAGATACTAACACTAGCACTGTTTGTATTTGCACTTTCCATTCATGTCAACAATTGCGATGCCAAATTTATTACATACATGAGAAAATCAAAAGGCAAGCCATGACGAAACTAGCAACTACCACTCGATCTGGGTGCTAAACAAAGCATAGCCTGCCAGACAGATAAAAGAGGAGGATTGTTGTAGACtgaaacactaggtgatttcttcccacaTAATCCTTGGTGGGCAGAGTTAACCTACCCGATACTTGTGCTAGTTGGAAGTAGAAGGTACCCGATAGAATAGTCAAGGTGGCAAAAGCTGCCCAAACACCACCAtcataagaaaacaaaaaaaatagtctAAATGTAATGAATCCTCTAAATAAATGGGTACCTAGAAGTCATATATAGCTGGGCCTAACTAGTTTAGGATCGATAGATAACCAAACCTTAACTTTTACAATTCAACACGAAATTCACAGCCCTACTAAATTCCAAAACCATAAAATCTCCGAAAATCCAAAACCAttaccaaaatctcaaaaaactCACCAACATAATCGCCCATGAAGAGATAATTGGTATCGGGAGCATTTCCACCAATCCTAAAAAGCTCGATGAGATCGTAGAACTGTCCATGAATATCACCGCAAACAGTTACTGGACATTTCACCGGCTGCACATTCCATTCCTCCACAAGTATAGCCCTCGCTTGATCA is a genomic window of Nicotiana tabacum cultivar K326 chromosome 16, ASM71507v2, whole genome shotgun sequence containing:
- the LOC107783185 gene encoding serine/threonine-protein phosphatase PP2A-2 catalytic subunit-like, yielding MPSNADVDRQIEQLMECKPLAEAEVKILCDQARAILVEEWNVQPVKCPVTVCGDIHGQFYDLIELFRIGGNAPDTNYLFMGDYVDRGYYSVETVTLLVALKVRYRDRITILRGNHESRQITQVYGFYDECLRKYGNANVWKYFTDLFDYLPLTALIESQIFCLHGGLSPSLDTLDNIRSLDRIQEVPHEGPMCDLLWSDPDDRCGWGISPRGAGYTFGQDIASQFNHTNGLTLISRAHQLVMEGFNWCQDKNVVTVFSAPNYCYRCGNMAAILEIGENMEQNFLQFDPAPRQIEPDTTRKTPDYFL